The following coding sequences are from one Musa acuminata AAA Group cultivar baxijiao chromosome BXJ2-4, Cavendish_Baxijiao_AAA, whole genome shotgun sequence window:
- the LOC103973729 gene encoding uncharacterized protein LOC103973729, giving the protein MAWGKVEIRSAMDSSCTTPPKLSLYSVPGKRMKPLGTATPPPRVLVSVPFMWEEAPGKPRKQPTPGGHGMMPGGARSLDLPPRMVAAMVEAKSNKTLSPTTALDGPEHATRPVPLGSCYSFSFGEGRTVVTVGGKKKGVVWFRGRKSGRKMMRDGTWEMSVEGLEEKDVTCPSMSSSPSRKKHGGEYEEDGNVEEGRIRITRLRRNRSLANVSTSHIWASIYGSLKLVVPLPWRRDRRA; this is encoded by the exons ATGGCATGGGGGAAAGTTGAGATCAGATCCGCCATGGATTCGAGCTGTACCACTCCTCCCAAGCTCTCCCTGTACTCGGTCCCCGGCAAGCGGATGAAGCCACTTGGCACGGCGACGCCGCCGCCCCGGGTTCTGGTATCCGTGCCCTTCATGTGGGAAGAAGCTCCGGGGAAGCCCAGGAAGCAGCCGACTCCGGGTGGGCATGGCATGATGCCCGGCGGCGCCCGGAGTTTAGACCTGCCCCCGAGAATGGTGGCGGCGATGGTAGAGGCCAAGTCCAATAAAACGCTTTCGCCCACCACGGCTCTCGACGGCCCAGAGCATGCGACCCGTCCCGTCCCACTCGGCTCGTGCTACTCCTTTTCGTTCGGAGAGGGAAGGACTGTTGTTACCGTAGGAGGTAAGAAGAAGGGAGTGGTTTGGTTTCGGGGGAGAAAAAGTGGGAGGAAGATGATGAGGGATGGAACCTGGGAGATGAGCGTGGAGGGGTTGGAAGAGAAGGATGTCACTTGCCCTTCCatgtcttcttctccttctcgcaAAAAACATGGTGGAGAGTACGAGGAGGATGGGAATGTGGAGGAGGGAAGGATAAGGATCACACGGCTGAGGAGGAACAGAAGCCTCGCAAACGTTTCCACCTCTCACATATGG GCAAGCATTTATGGCAGCCTGAAGCTGGTGGTGCCGCTGCCATGGCGAAGGGACCGCAGAGCTTAA